A window from Halomicrobium urmianum encodes these proteins:
- a CDS encoding DHH family phosphoesterase, whose protein sequence is MGSCIICGKSVDGHICDLHEEDVLFEFRGDNPDQLSVNRYYRGTVDGFAEFGVFVDIGDRVTGLLHRSELDQRLDSLDWEPGQTVYVKVKNVRDNGNVDLGWSIRQSEREFRGTLVDDPEFDHARLAEEVDEGNEDSEGERSDPSSTASGGSERQASDGSGDAADTEDDADAEVEARQPDVDAGETTESRVSRADTDQRAEQSASVVGEGSAEPEADAGAVVEERTEETEAEAATDGEERPHARVEDLGDRVGDDVRLEGEVVGVRQTSGPTVFQVRDETGTVDCAAFIEAGVRAYPDVVEDDVVRLDGEVRRRRGEIQVETEALDVLDDEERSEVEQRMADALDERARPSAVEPLADDPAIDALSDELIDAATAVRKAVITDRPVIVRHSATADGYAAGVALERATLPLVGEEHRQSDAQYHYFDRRPLEGGVYDMNDATKDATNMLENRERHDEKLPLFVFVAAGSTRESIDGFELLDVYGAPRVVVDDAVADDEVADAVETLVSPSVADAPPTTTTALAANVAAHVNEEVRDDLVHLPAVSFWDDTPEQYLSAAAEAGYDPEAIDQLREAVALEAYYQSYEDKRELIIDLLFGDDDEDVTGLAGNVAEQFRTKLQTEVDTAVANLDEEAVGGADIAVLDTDAFTHRFDFPPETLLLDELYRQEGDGVDALVGVDEDTLYVRSDADVDVHDLADEVAEQVPEAGVGARSAREGSIRFLAGERDAVLDAALAAVADRV, encoded by the coding sequence ATGGGTTCGTGTATCATCTGCGGGAAGTCTGTGGACGGTCACATCTGTGACCTCCACGAGGAGGACGTCCTGTTCGAGTTCAGGGGCGACAACCCCGACCAGCTATCGGTGAATCGATACTATCGCGGCACCGTCGACGGCTTCGCCGAGTTCGGCGTCTTCGTCGACATCGGCGACCGAGTGACCGGCCTCCTGCACAGGAGCGAACTGGACCAGCGGCTCGACTCGCTGGACTGGGAGCCGGGCCAGACGGTCTACGTCAAGGTCAAGAACGTCCGCGACAACGGCAACGTCGACCTCGGCTGGTCCATCCGCCAGTCCGAGCGGGAGTTCCGCGGCACGCTCGTCGACGACCCCGAGTTCGACCACGCCCGCCTCGCCGAGGAGGTCGACGAGGGAAATGAAGACAGTGAGGGCGAGCGCAGCGACCCCTCAAGCACCGCGAGCGGCGGGAGTGAGCGACAGGCGAGCGACGGTAGCGGCGACGCCGCCGACACCGAGGACGACGCGGACGCCGAGGTCGAGGCCCGTCAGCCCGACGTCGATGCCGGCGAGACGACGGAGAGCCGCGTGAGTCGGGCCGACACCGACCAGCGCGCCGAGCAGAGCGCCAGCGTCGTCGGCGAAGGCTCCGCCGAACCGGAGGCCGACGCCGGGGCCGTCGTCGAGGAGCGGACCGAGGAGACCGAAGCGGAAGCGGCGACGGACGGAGAGGAGCGCCCGCACGCCCGTGTCGAGGACCTCGGGGACCGCGTCGGCGACGACGTCCGCCTCGAGGGTGAGGTCGTCGGCGTCCGCCAGACGAGCGGTCCGACGGTGTTTCAGGTGCGCGACGAGACCGGCACCGTCGACTGCGCCGCCTTCATCGAGGCGGGCGTCCGCGCCTACCCCGACGTGGTCGAGGACGACGTCGTCCGACTGGACGGCGAGGTCCGCCGGCGCCGCGGCGAGATTCAGGTCGAGACCGAGGCGCTCGACGTCCTCGACGACGAGGAGCGCAGCGAGGTCGAGCAGCGCATGGCCGACGCGCTGGACGAGCGCGCCCGGCCCAGCGCCGTCGAGCCGCTGGCCGACGACCCCGCAATCGACGCGCTGAGCGACGAGCTGATCGACGCCGCGACCGCCGTCCGGAAGGCCGTCATCACCGACCGGCCGGTCATCGTCCGTCACTCCGCCACCGCGGACGGTTACGCCGCCGGCGTCGCGCTGGAGCGGGCGACGCTCCCGCTGGTCGGAGAAGAGCACCGCCAGTCCGACGCCCAGTACCACTACTTCGACCGTCGGCCGCTGGAGGGCGGCGTCTACGACATGAACGACGCCACCAAGGACGCCACGAACATGCTGGAGAACCGGGAGCGCCACGACGAGAAGCTCCCCCTGTTCGTGTTCGTCGCCGCCGGCAGCACCCGCGAGAGCATCGACGGGTTCGAGCTGCTTGACGTGTACGGCGCACCCCGCGTCGTCGTCGACGACGCCGTGGCCGACGACGAGGTCGCCGACGCCGTCGAGACGCTCGTGAGCCCGTCGGTGGCCGACGCGCCGCCGACCACGACGACCGCGCTGGCCGCCAACGTCGCCGCCCACGTCAACGAGGAGGTCCGCGACGACCTCGTCCACCTGCCCGCCGTGAGCTTCTGGGACGACACGCCAGAGCAGTACCTCTCGGCCGCCGCCGAGGCCGGCTACGACCCCGAGGCCATCGACCAGCTCCGCGAGGCCGTCGCACTGGAGGCCTATTACCAATCCTACGAGGACAAGCGCGAGCTGATCATCGACCTCCTGTTTGGCGACGACGACGAGGACGTCACCGGACTGGCCGGCAACGTCGCCGAGCAGTTCCGGACGAAGCTCCAGACCGAGGTCGACACCGCCGTGGCCAACCTCGACGAGGAGGCCGTCGGCGGCGCCGACATCGCCGTCCTCGACACGGACGCGTTCACTCACCGGTTCGACTTCCCGCCGGAGACGCTCCTGCTGGACGAGCTGTACCGCCAGGAGGGCGACGGCGTGGACGCGCTGGTCGGCGTCGACGAGGACACGCTGTACGTCCGCTCCGACGCGGACGTGGACGTCCACGACCTGGCCGACGAGGTGGCCGAGCAGGTCCCCGAGGCCGGCGTCGGCGCCCGCAGCGCCCGCGAGGGATCCATCCGCTTCCTCGCCGGCGAGCGCGACGCCGTGCTCGACGCCGCGCTGGCCGCCGTCGCCGACCGCGTGTGA
- a CDS encoding cupin domain-containing protein, translated as MEPVDESDLEWTDHEHGDRTFRRKQLGRAAGSEELGASLYDVPPGKRTWLRHYHEGNEEALFVLDGSGTLTLGPDEVEHDLSPGDYVALPRGEESAHEVRAGDDGLRYLAVSTMNEPDVTVYPDDGKVGLYAGSAPGGPSDERSLSRYLDIDAEVPYWDDE; from the coding sequence ATGGAACCTGTCGACGAGAGCGATCTGGAGTGGACCGACCACGAGCACGGCGACCGCACCTTCCGCCGGAAGCAGCTCGGCCGCGCCGCCGGCAGCGAGGAGCTCGGCGCGAGCCTCTACGACGTGCCGCCCGGCAAGCGGACGTGGCTCCGCCACTACCACGAGGGCAACGAGGAGGCGCTGTTCGTCCTCGACGGGAGCGGGACGCTGACGCTCGGTCCAGACGAGGTGGAACACGACCTCTCCCCCGGTGACTACGTCGCGCTCCCCCGCGGCGAGGAGAGCGCCCACGAGGTCCGCGCCGGCGACGACGGCCTCCGCTACCTGGCGGTCTCGACGATGAACGAGCCGGACGTCACGGTCTACCCGGACGACGGCAAGGTCGGCCTCTACGCCGGTTCCGCGCCGGGCGGCCCCTCCGACGAGCGGAGCCTCTCGCGGTACCTCGATATCGACGCCGAAGTGCCCTACTGGGACGACGAGTGA